The genomic DNA ATTGAAGGCATTAGTGACATTTATGTtacatgattgttttttttgtgttatgACATGATCTTTTTAATCTTATGTTGTCCCTGGATTAATGGTCTAATTTGGTTTTCATTACAGGAAGCAGTGGCAAAAAAGAAATTGGTGGAAATTAAGAATTTGAAAGGGATGCAGGCAAGTGTTGGTGTATCCATATGATTACTTATTTTGGAATTTGTAATGAGTTTCTATACAAATTTTTATTCATGGAAATTGGAAACTCTGATATACATATCATATGTAATTTGAAACTGCAATGGAAGGCTGAAAATTACAAAGAAGGAATGAAGTTCGTTACTGAGGTGTGAGATTATATGCATATGAAATTGCATACTTCATACCCTACTTATAAGATGATTTcattaatttgaagtttatatGTATTGCCTTGGAACCAAAAAGAATTCATATTGCATGAATATTTTGCTATGTGATGATTATGAACTCAAAGCCTTTTTGCCTGCACAATTTCTGAATACAAGTgcacatttattatttatagcTGATTTTAACTACTAAATCAGAAAGTAGTTTTTGGCCTTATACAGAAATCAAGGGAGTattcaagttaaattaattCAAGGGGAAATCtaataacaatgaaaaaaacACAAGACTGCAAAAGGattcttgttattttttgttggtaAGTCTAGATTTTTCCACACATAGTTGTGTAGACTAATTTCACAAAGTAATTGAGATTCATTCTAagaattgatatgttttaaCACACATTCTTTTAGACTCATCACATCGCTAAAAGATTGAACTCGCGACCACATATTTAAGGAACTCGACTATTTAACAGATTCTTGTCGTGTTAGTTATCCTAAAAATTCACCCTTATATATCTATTGCTAAACGTAGGAGCCAGATTCATCTATGTTATGTTACCTTATGTTTATTGTCACATATTTATCTGTGTCCTTAAAGTTATGAGATGAACATCTTTTTGAATGAAGATTTAGCAGGTTATAATACAATCTATTATTCCCTATATTAGTTTCCCATTAGATGTTATTTCAGTCctttatatcatccatgcaaaAACGTAACTAGTTACTTCCTGGATTTACATTCAAAACATCTAAACTTAAAGAGGTATTTATACATTGAACCATCAACCTGTGCATCACATAGAAGTAGTAGGTAGCCATTTTACAACCTTTCACCAACATAAACACTCCTCCCTAAAAAAACATGTAAGCCTTACTACTTAGTAAAACAGGTTCACCATTGTTTCTTCAAGGCTTACAACCTCATAGTTGTCCTTCCTAGCTCTTCTCACTTGGGAGTGAAAGCCTGTAGTagcaataatatataaaatcagCTCAAacaattctaaaataataataatattttatatattcacAGTTATAAAACTAAGTTAGAAGAAGAACAAACTACGGATTTCTTTTCTTTGTAGTAAAGTGTAGAGTTCAGCTGAAAGATAATGAAAGTCTGATGATGAAGGACTGTTTTAGTGTGGAATCAAACTCGAGTATTACTCAAACGATTTTATCTTAACTAAAACGCATCAACCACCTGGTTTCAGTTAGGActgtttaaaaacaaaaaggaaacaaaaactgaaccaaaccgtTGAAAAAGACCTTGAAAAATCAAACTGTGACTTACAGTTTACAAACAGAACCAGTTCGGTTTAGCTTGACTCAGTTCATGAACTATCTGTCACAATTCGGTTTTTTACGGAGAGTTTATGTTTGGTTCAAGTTAATAATAGTAATTTAGTACAGTTCGGTTCACAAAGAATCCAGTATTGAAAAAGTACAGTTTGGTTTTCTATCGAGGTAGTTCAGGTTCGGTTCAGAACCACATAACTGGTGAACCAAACCATTATAGTAGTTTGGTTCAGGACGAACAATTAGTGGTTTAGCTCAGTTTTACCAAACTGTTGGAATGGTTCAGTTCGGTTTTCTTCCTAAATCAAActattagaatataaaatagGAGGTGTTGATGAAACTTACAGCGAAAATAGTAGCATGACCAGGATCAGCAAGGTGAGCAAAAAGGTTATCAATAGGACCAGTGCCGGTGTAAATGTGCTGGAACCAAGCTCCCATCACAGCCAACATAGCCAATCTCCCATTCTTAATTTCCTTTGTTCTCAACTCCTTAAGCTTCTGAGGAGAACCACTTCCCCAACCAAGTGGATCAAACCAAAGTCCACCCGGGTATCCTACATCAGTTCCTGTGAGCTTGTTGTTTGGAAAGATAGGGTCAGTGTTGACACAACCTGGATTGAGGATGTCAGCCCACCTTCTACCCTCGGCCCAACCGATGAAAATGAGCTCAACTATGAAGAGTGTGGTGGTGTCTGTGAAATACTCTTGCTCTCCAGCAGTGTACCATGAAGGTGTGTTCAAGATACCAATCTTTGTTAGGAATTCTGGGATGAAAATTCCTGCTGCTCCCAACATTGCCCATCTGCAGTGCACAAGCTCGGCTTGAACATTCCATTTCAGACTCTCTGGATCAGAGGCTGTTGAATCACAACCAAaactttgattaatattatgGTCGTTTGTATTCCCAGCAAGGATAATAAGACCACCGTTGTCTCTAAATACATGACCATGTTGACGAAATCAAGAAAAATTAAGAAAGTTCGTAGTAATATTAAACTTATTAATAGTTGTTTGTTATTGATTTACAAGTTTACTCTTTAGAAGAGAAAATTGGTTTATGTTTCCATCTtactattttgaaaataatcttataaaaaggagCAATGAAAAAACTCAAGAGGATTTTATATTTAGGGATGAAGTTAGTAATGTGTACTACTTGATCAAATATTCGAACTTGGATTTTCTACGGTAGTAAAAGGCCAAAGTTGACACAGTGTTGCGCAACATGAACCATCTAATCCAAATCAGACAACTTACATTCTGAGGTTAAATTTTGAATCCCGTTTTCTCGTCTCAGAATAAAACTCGTCTAATCAAGATCGGACAAGTCAGACTATGTAAGTGGAACAACTGCAtggtagattttattttactattgcTTTCAATCCGATTCAGTGACAAAAAAATTTGTGTAATAATTAAACTTACAAAGTCCAAgaggatcaaaaccaaaatctCCTGGGAGACTGCCATCTAGCCATGGAGGAGGGGTGCTTCCTGGGAACCACAAAGGTCTATCAGGCTCAGCTGCTGCACACACTGTTGTGGTAGATCTCACTCTAACTGGTGCTGCAATGTTGCTGTTCACCTTCAGTTTCCTTCCAAGAAAAGCTTTTGAGGTTCCCATGGGTGATCCATTCTTCTGAGAACTGCATGCAATttcaaatatacatatatatttttcatactttgTTTAGTATACTTTACTACTAGCTTGAATTTCAATGAATGATTAATGCACGAAATGTTTCATATAATGTTCACATTATTGCTACATATGTCACTGCAAAAAACTGTGATGATGTGATATAGTGACCAATTTAACGATCCACTTAGACGCGTTTTTTAAATGGATCTCTAAGTCGATCACAAAGTCATTTAATAATTGACTTAGAGATCCATTTAAAAAATCAGTAGCTAAACCTATCACTAGAGTCAGACACTGAAATATTTCGATCACTAAATTTTTAGTTAGTGTGTAATAACATGTGCATGCAAGTAATTAGTGTTTGTAGAGACTTGCCTTGGAGAGATGGCAACAGCTGCAATGGCAGAAGAAGCACAAGCAGAAGCCATGATACTGTTCTTGCCCTCAAGGGATAAAAGTGAGTAAGTTTTGTGAGTTTTGGTTATGAGAATGATTGGTTGGTgaatatgaaagaaaatatgCTAATTTTGTTAATGTATGCAATGTTTCTTATCCTTAAGGATAGGTGTGTGAATTTGATACTAGATAATGTGTTGCCATGTGGCATGAAGAATCTAATTGGATAGGTTTGcatgaaaaatcagaatcttgTGGTTTACATTTGTCAGAACAAGTATATGTGGCTTACATTGGCACTCTCATTGGTACCACAAAAGGTGAGATTCTTGTGTTAGGTAAAAATGGAAGGAACCAAGTGGTGGGAAATCATAGCTGGATGTAAATTCTCTCTAACATCCCTAACCAATGGGGTTTGGATAGTGTGATTTGAGATAACGATTAAAGAAGTTGAAAGTTTGAGTTTAAATCAAagcgaagaagaagaaatattaatctaaaaactaattattaaaaggctaaattgtatttttggtcccctaactatttaggtagtatcgttttggtcccttaattaaaattcaatttattttggtcccttaactttcatttgttacatattttggttatttccgttagttttaattcaaaaacgttaggttttcttcattttcttctggaatttttctaggattcttgttgttgaaggttgatggagatgatatgaagatgaaaaagaggagaaaaagatgaagaaaacataacgtttttgaattaaaactaacggaaagtaccaaaatgtgtaacggagagaagttaagggagcaaaataaatcaaattttaattaaaggaccaaaacaatattacctaaatagttaagggaccaaaaatgcaatttaacctTATTAAAATTAACCGTGTTAAATGAAAACAAACCTAAATAACACCAATTATCAACAAATTAGCAATTTGAGTATTTTAGTCtactctattttgttttttgagaggTTAGTCTACTCtctttgtttgtttaatttttttaacgatAGTGTAGTAGCTTattcaacaatttttaaaaagagtgaaccatcaatttagtctctgaaTTTTTACGAGTCGGTCAAATTCGTtcctcaattatgcgaaatatcatTTAATTCTTGAATTTATCAGACGTCCATCAAAAGGGTCCCTCCGTCCAAGTGCTCCGTTAGCCATGCTGACATGTCGCCCTGCATGCAATGTTGTCTTGTACACGTGGCAAGAAGGAAGCCACAtgttcaaggactaatttgattgaattggaaaaagttcacttttcacttttcaatttatttttttccttgctTTTTCCATTTTGCCCCTGCATTACATATTTCTCCTTCACATTTCAGTCAGAAACATCAAAAACATCATTGACTCTTCTCCTTCCCGCTAAAACTTTCTCCATTCTCACccctccaaaatcatcatcatctccgcAATTCTGACATTTTTGAAGTTCCTGTGTTCGACTGTGATCAAAGGTAACGCCTTTCATTTTGTTTATCAAGATTCAGTGTTCGTTTTGACCCTGTTTTTATCCGTTTTTTGGTTTTAAGTTTTgatcattttgtttattttgtttctgtGATCGTTGATGCTTGCATTgttctttgtttgtgtttgttgcgTTTTTGAGACAGTTGGTTTGATTATTcgtttttagggttttgggttaagttgtaaaaatttaaaaatttgattttttttttctttctggttGGTTACTAAAATTGATTAACATTTAACTTTGTAATGAAGGAAATTACACGtttgtattttgttgttgttttgtttgtgattaAAACCAAGCTAGCCGAAATCTGTAGGATGGAAGATCATATCACACTAATACTGCATCATGGTGGTGATTTAGTGCGAAATGAGAATCGGAGGCTGCAATACGAATATATGCAGTTTCAGACTTATGACTTATTACCTATGACTTTTGCCTATGTAatatttcagtttcaatttATGTGTTCTGTAATTtcaaggatcaatttgatatatgattaaaatattcaAGGACTTATTTTAGGGTTTTTAATATGACGTAGGGATGTATTTGAAggttacattttttaatcatcttcaacctcttttcataaCCATTAAACTTGCAGCTTGAAGATGAAGCTCGACTCTTAACAGTTTTTCCCATATTTCCATCCCCCAtcatttcagattcaatttcaatagttttgcttcaagaaattttgTGGATTTTGGCTTTCAGATTCAAtacgaaaaaattagggtttcaagttttttgaattggggaagaactaGAACTGGACCACTTATTATTGGGGAAGACAGAGCCGTTGGGGAAGAAAAGAGCTGTTTGggaagaaaccaaaaaaaattctgcaaatcaatcaatttagtccttcgaaATTTTTGTTATTATCGACCAAATTAGTCCCTACCTACGTGGTGTAtgacatgtgagaggttaaTGACCACATCAGCCCCGTTAACGCCCCATTTGAACAGaaggattaaattgattgacaaTTAACAAATTCtgggattaaattgatatttcgcatagTTGAGACGAATTTGACCGACCCGTAAATATTCAGGGATGAAGTTAATAATTCactcttttaaaaaagttatcCAAATAAATGttgaaggattttttttagaggaataagTGTTGAAGAATGTAACCCCGTGAATTTGGGTGGAATCTTTTGCAAGGTAAATCAAACTCCATGAGTGATCtagttttatatataaaattaggggttataaaattatttcatctTAATATTAGTTAATTAGTTGATTGATTAAAAACTTTCTAGATTTGGTTTATTAGATTTTAGATTAATCATGTCCAAATAAGTAGTggtgttcaaattcaaatcGATCCAAATTAAAATCGTAAACCgattttaaaaaatcgaaaacTGCACAAAATCGAATATTATTGGATGTGTTTGGATGATATTTTGTGAAAACCGCTCGGATTGGATCatattttagattaatttttcaaaaccgactcaaaccgaaccgaactgcatacaaatattttaatacatattttcatttttataagtataatata from Medicago truncatula cultivar Jemalong A17 chromosome 8, MtrunA17r5.0-ANR, whole genome shotgun sequence includes the following:
- the LOC25500581 gene encoding chlorophyll a-b binding protein 7, chloroplastic: MASACASSAIAAVAISPSSQKNGSPMGTSKAFLGRKLKVNSNIAAPVRVRSTTTVCAAAEPDRPLWFPGSTPPPWLDGSLPGDFGFDPLGLSSDPESLKWNVQAELVHCRWAMLGAAGIFIPEFLTKIGILNTPSWYTAGEQEYFTDTTTLFIVELIFIGWAEGRRWADILNPGCVNTDPIFPNNKLTGTDVGYPGGLWFDPLGWGSGSPQKLKELRTKEIKNGRLAMLAVMGAWFQHIYTGTGPIDNLFAHLADPGHATIFAAFTPK